CAGACACTTTCCTTGAAGGTATCGTAAATGGGAAAATCCTCTGTCCATTTGATGCTGATGGCCATTACTTCATAGACAGGGATGGGCTTCTCTTCAGGCATGTCCTAAACTTCCTACGAAATGGAGAACTTCTACTGCCCGAAGGATTTCGAGAAAATCAACTTCTTGCTCAAGAAGCGGAATTCTTCCAGCTAAAGGGGCTGGCGGAGGAGGTGAAATCCAGGTGGGAAAAAGAACAGCTGACCCCCCGAGAGACTACTTTCTTGGAAATAACAGATAATCATGATCGTTCACAAGGACTGAGAATCTTCTGTAATGCTCCTGATttcatatcaaaaataaaatctcgCATTGTTCTGGTATCCAAAAGCAGGCTGGATGGGTTTCCAGAGGAGTTTTCTGTGTCGTCAAATATCATTCAATTCAAATACTTCATCAAGTCTGAGAATGGCACTCGACTTGTACTAAAGGAAGACAACACCTTTGTCTGCACCTTGGAaactcttaagtttgaggccataATGATGGCTTTAAAATGTGGGTTTAGACTGCTGACTAGCCTGGACTGCTCCAAAGGGTCAATTGTTCACAGCGATGCACTTCATTTTATCAAGTAATTACCTGTCTCATGAACAAAGGCAACAAGCATGCAGCCAGCAAGCTTCAGAAGCCACAGAATCAAAGGCATCCCAAACAACGTGCCCAGCCAGCTAGTCCAGAGCCCGGCTGCTAATCAAATACTGTGAGCTAACGGTATGTAAATCTATCACTAAAGATGTCCTTCTCTGGGGTGTTCTGCCGTCACATTTCCACCGACAGTGAAGCTGTGATCTTCTAaactgtaaataaagacaatgcttttgctatttattttttcccctttaagcTGTCTTTCACTGAGAATGTCTTGGGTACTTCATCTATCATTCACTATAGCAAATGCTAACAGCATATGATTCAAAATCTTTTCTACTTAAGAGCAAAAATCCACGAAGAAGATGAActggtttataaaaataaacatggaaagcaaaataaatgtaCAGAGCTACCTAAAGCAGGGGTAACAGTGAATCAAAATGGGACTGTAAAACACACTCGAGCTACtgatttgacttttaaaatagcaGGCACCCAAAGCTTTATTATAGCTCCTGTATTTCATACTAGAATTATGGCTAAATTGATATTTTGCTGAAAATTTCTAGGAAACTGCTTGataacagtaaaaaataaataaaagcattgcTAGCTTCTTTGCTTGTATTAATGATTGCAATAAAAGTTACATGTGTCACTTTAAAAACGAATAGTACCACTTGATGATTGTGCACGGTATTCTGCATTCGTAACTGTCAGGCTATAGCACCTTGCTGGTCAGCAAGGGACAAAAATTAGCCACTGTACTTTCCAGTACAGCCCAGCATGGGTGGCTTGGTCCCAGCTGAGTGCATGGTGTGAGAATGGAAGAGCCTATTTCACAATCACTCTATGCTCACTTTTCAAACTCAAAATGTTAAATGAACATTATTTAACAACACTCTTAGAGAAGAACTTTactgatcttttaaaaatctattatgtAATAAAAGTCCTTCAAATTTTCATACTAAAACCTAACAAAGTCACTACCACCAACTACTCAATTTCCTTGTTATGCTACACTAAAAATATCTGTTCTGATGCTAAATCTCAAAGTCACAGAGTTGTGCTGATTTTTTCTATTTCATGCTAACATTTACagaaattttaaactttattttatgaatgacTGTTTAAGGACTATTCTCCCAGTTAAACTCTAAATGTGAGTGCCCACTTACGTTGCAAAGAGCACCAACATCATTCCTATAGTTTCACCTACATCATTCCTAATGGTTTCTAAGAACAACTtgtcttaaatttaaaataaacaagctGGAAGTGGTGATTCATGTTTGAATCCttccagctgaggcaggaggattaataTATGCTTGAGGCCAGCAAGGGTTACTATATgaggctctatctcaaaaaaggcaaggcaaaaaacaaaacaaaacaaactaaactaaacaaaaatacaGGGAAGCAATCATTGAAACTAACAACTATAATCCAACCTTattaaataaaccaaataacctGTTGATTATCTTGGCTGAGTTTAAATAGTTAATCATATATTATAACATTTTGGTTACACATAAAATTTAGAATAAGGctcaatatttattattattaactataaCTGACTTTTACTTACAAAATCTAAGGTAATATAAAAGTTGCCTATACAGActaaaaaatccttttaaagatACTGTGCAAACAAAGTCCTTCAAAGATTTATACTAAAACAACACTCAATGTCAACTACACCCTTTCTCAGATgttacattaagaaaaaaatgctctGCATTATGTACCAAATTTGCTTGAACTCTAAATGGCTTACTCAGGACTTAAAGGAACTattgaaacagttttttttttttaaatgtacaattgCCAGTGGCTGCTATTCAACTGTTTATATGCCTCCCCAGACTGGGGCTGACTTTTTCTTGGCATTTGGATTTGGTAATGAAAAAAAATTGGTAGTGATTAAATGTCAGAGTCAAGTTTTTTCTCTACCAAGATTTCAGTGCAGATAATAAAGATGTACTGACATGATGTGTTACTAGAGATGCAGCTGAACCAGTCTCAGAACTGCAAGAAAGGCTTCCCATGATTTCAAAAGGGAATTTAGTTTTTCATAACAAAATTTATTACTGTTGTTATGAACTACCAAAGGAATCTGATGCATGTTTATGTGGCTCTTTAAATGAATATTCACATCTGGATTTAAGCCCTCAAAGTTTAAGCACCATACTGATCTACAACCATTAGTAGTCGATAGGAAATGCAtctttgtaaattaaaaattaactgtaTTTACAGATTCAAGTGCCTAAATGTGTTGTAGGTATGCGGAAAATgtctagttttaaattttttagtctTCTAAAACATTTACAGGGATCTCTCTAAGATATCTTGATATCTTCCAACAGGCTAAGAGCAAAGCTTCCCTGACAGTTCTGTTTCAATGACTGTGTAGTTTCTTTCTCATAAGTAAATGGTATAAAGAACGCATCAGTGTCTCTTTACCTCTTAAAAAAGGTGGTAAAGGTTGTTTACCACACTTCCAGGATCTGCACATACATTTGCCTGTATTTGGACCTAGCTCATGCAGTGACTCTTGCACccaactttaaaatatgaaaaacaagtaTGTACTTATGGCTTTCTGCTGTATTGTAAAATGTGTCTGTGTAgcatgaagaatgaatgaaacaTAAGTcctcaaataataaaaagcagaTGACTCTATCCCGGCCTAAagatgaaaatatcaaataagcTTGTTCCAGTGTTTCTCTGAAATCTTAAGTGCTACTATTAAGACACTACTAATAAAAAGGTAACATTCATTAAGTTCTTGTTGTCTGGTTtcgttttgaggcagggtcttaccctgggctaggctggcctcaaaatcctGATGACCCTCCTACCTTGAGCTTCCTAGAGCTGGGTTACAGGGATGAGTGACCAGGGCAGCCTTGAGGTGTTTATTGTATGCAAGTATCAAGCTAGATATCTCAATTTAATCCTCAGGCAAAAGGACAGTCCTCATCTTCTTAcagatgacagagaaagaaaggttaAGAATCCCTCTCTATTTCCCACACAGTGAGCAGGAAGCCAAGGTCCACAGCCCAGGTTTAGTGGTTCCAGCTGCAGCACTGAATGTTCCTTCGAGTCGGACCACTCAGACCCTCAGTACCTAGCCTAGAACTTGGCACAGAACAGACATTTACATTCATAACTCAACGTGAATACAAAATACCAGATACTGTCTGTCTTACTTATACACTTTCATAATGCAAGTattctaaaaaatgaaaaattgaaattttggaatatcaaataacttttttaaggaaataacatttttaatgtcaCGTCATTTAAAGAACATGAGGTGAGTCATCCATCTCAGACTAAAGAACACCGAAATTTGTCTATTTATGAATCTACATTTTTTACATATTAGATTCGCTGAAAAGGTTAATCATTTAGAGCCTGCATTAGCTGTATTATGAAAACCTATTTTCCTTATGAGCAAAATATGCTCAAATAAAATTCTCTTGAGTTCTGGAATGAGATTCTATTAACTTCTACAAACTGGCTTAGAGGATGGTAAGTCAATAAATCTTTTCAAACTTTTAACCTCTTCATGAGGAAGTTTAAAGTGTGCGTTGTATGTAAAGCACTTCTATTTCAGCCTTTCAGGAAAAGTGTTAATAACCTTACCCAGTGCAAGGACATTCTCCAAGTCACAAGCGTCAACCATGTGATGTGCAGGGCTGCACCTAAGTTATGCTTCTGACTTAGACATAAACGGAGCACAAATCTTTTAATAAACATACACTTTCTTATGCAATAAAGTGAGTTATTTTAAGaccaaaacatacaaaaaagacttcatttaattattaaaaacacaTGATTCTCTTCAGACTTTCTAGTTCTATGTAAAAATTTACAACAAAATAAGCTAGCATTTTATTAGCAATTTTAAAATCAGTCAGAACGATACAGAAGATAAAGCAATCTAAAAGCTAAGCCTATTTAATGAGTTATGAGTAAATACCTCACAATACAAGATGTTGACTGAGGTTAAAATTAGTGTCTGAGTCATAATGGTTATTGCTTGTAAGCAGAGATTTAACACAGACCATCCGACAGAGCCTGTAACTCGGTGAATGAGATTTAACACAGACCATCCGACAGAGCCTGTAACTCGGTGAATGTATGTGTACAGCCCCGAAACACACGACTTCTGTAGCTGGCTTCCTAATCATATTCTGTTTAAGCTACTATTAAAATTCATTTGCTTGGTAAACAAACCAAGGGGGAAATGTTAAATAAGCACTTGCTGGGCACAGAGATATATCTAAGATGAAATCTAAATTCACCTGAAATAATTTGTGAAGAAGTGGTAACATTAATCTTTTCTTGACAAAAATACATAATTGGTTAAACTTAACTGTATCCTGAATGCTATTTTAAGTTATCTATATTTAACTAAACTCCTCTATCAAAATAAAATGCCCACAACCTGGATTGAAGATGACCCtggcagagggcttgcctagcataaGCAAGTCCCtgctgggtttgatctccagcactggcagcagggtgtgtgtgtgtgtgggggggggcaagtgtatgtgtgtacagctTAGgtattatatatgtgaaataCTGAATTAGacattaaagaacaaaaacaaaatgggaagTCTATTAGATACCAAAGAATGGGGCAACTCCACCGTGTATCTTCACAACACCACGACAGGTCTTTTCAACTGTACTAGTTGTACTGGTGCAGGACCCTAATACATCTGGTCACATTgcaaaacaattcttaataattATCTATAAAGATCTACTTAATTTTTAGAAATTCCTTTTTGAGGCAAGCCTCAACTTTACGTAAGTAATTTTGATTAATATCTTTCAGGATATAAAGCACAAGTTCTTCTACATTAAAGTGTGAGACTGAGCTAGCCTATTAATTTAGTCTTAATTACACCCCATTGATTTTACTTCCTTGTAACAGATGTTCATTAACTTTTTTTAGAATTCTTAAGAAATgctgaataaataattttaatctcAATACTTCCTTGAATTTAAATCTTTCatcatttaatttagttttacaGAAATGATTTCACATTTACTTTAGGTATAtcatttaatgaatttttaataattatgactGAAGATACTGCCATCTTACATTTTgataaaccatttttttttttacttttccacacatgtaatatattaaacaaagttttatatttttagttgatAAAAAATATGGCATATGACATGATGTTTTGAAATATGTGAGCACTGTGGAATGACTAACAACTAATTATAGTATGTACTACCTCATATCTTTTTGTTATGAAAACACTTTAAAGTGTACATTATTAATTAGAGTTAACATGTTTTAAAACTAGGCACGTTAGTAGGGCCAGCttaccaaacaacaaaaaaccccaaaacccccaCAACTATTAGGAACTCATGACCTATGTGTGTCTGTTACAAATCAGCAGAAAACACCACACTGAGATTAGTATAGAAAATTCAGTtatcttagccgggcgtggtggtgcacgcctttaatcccagcactcgggaggcagaggcaggcagatttctgagttcgagttgTAGTAAATGATTCAAACAATTAGGCATTTCCTTCCAGTAATGTCAACAAAAACATCAAGAACAAAGAACATAGAGACATTTAGATGTTGTACCTATAAAAATACCAGGACCTTGATAATAAAATCTATacaggattttaaaattattattgcattttacttatttatttgtgtgtgtgtgtgtgtgtgtgtgtgtgcttgcgcgtgcgcgcacgtgcCCGCGTGTGTGATATGAATCAGTACTCTATCGTGTAGGTCCTGGGTTGAACTCAGATCTCATGCTTGGCAGCTGATGTATTTACCCAGTAAGCCAATTTGCTGGCTCCCGGCAGTATtttgggtctttttgtttttgcttttgtctgcAGCCAACCTTATCCCTAGGTCCCAATACAGAGAGCAGGGCCCATGAGCAGCAGAGCTTGCTGTGGCAGCCATCCGGGCCAGCACCCACCATGAAAGGATGGAAGCTGAATTTGACTCGACTGCAACCAGGTAGTGTTTTTCAAAATGTAGGCAAAGGAGAagggggttgggggctgggagagggtaGGGGTAATGGCTGGAATGTGTTTAGGATGTAAGCACGCACTCACCTCCAGGTTAGTGAGTTCTCTTTTAAGTTACTTCTAAATATATAcaatcatctataaaataaaacataaaactattGTTTTAAAAGCCTTATTTTAAAGCTGCCCAAAAGATAAGTATCTATACAGAGACCACTAGGAACAAAAAACATCTTGAAATTAGAGAGATTAAGAAATGGAAGACATGAACAAAGACGAGTGAAAGCTGAGATAAGCCCTTATACCCAGGCTCCTTTAGCTTCTAACCACCTTGCTTTTCTTGAATCAGCAAGTCACAATGAAGACTGGACAATGCTGTCATTCTGAAGAGCTCAGGGCTTAGTAGTGTAGTTCACACCAGTTCTATAAAATCTTAGAGAATAAAGCTTGACAAGAGTGCCCACTGGACACACACAAACCTTACCTTACAACAAGGTAGATCACTATGACATTTTGTTGTAAATTGACACATtccaaaaaaattcattttttaggcccatgtttttaaaacatctacAACAGACACTTATTTGAAATTGTCTTCATTCTTGCCTGTCCAAAATTCTAGCCCACATTACCATGGGCTATTACATATATAGAAGAGTAACATACGGATATAAGGTAATAAGATATGAAAACAAAgggattttttgttattttggtttttcaagtttctctttgtagccctggatgtcctagaacttgctgtgtagaccagagtggccttgaactcagagattggcctgcctatgcctccagagtattgggattaaaggtctgaATCACCACTGCTTGATGAAAATGAGATCTTttttaaagcagaagaaaatgccACTGTGCTAGCCAATTCTACCTTcagtttaaaaatgaa
The sequence above is drawn from the Mus pahari chromosome 8, PAHARI_EIJ_v1.1, whole genome shotgun sequence genome and encodes:
- the Kctd4 gene encoding BTB/POZ domain-containing protein KCTD4; this translates as MERKIIRREKEREYEGRHNSVEDAEQGKNCKSTLMTLNVGGYLYITQKQTLTKYPDTFLEGIVNGKILCPFDADGHYFIDRDGLLFRHVLNFLRNGELLLPEGFRENQLLAQEAEFFQLKGLAEEVKSRWEKEQLTPRETTFLEITDNHDRSQGLRIFCNAPDFISKIKSRIVLVSKSRLDGFPEEFSVSSNIIQFKYFIKSENGTRLVLKEDNTFVCTLETLKFEAIMMALKCGFRLLTSLDCSKGSIVHSDALHFIK